In Rosa chinensis cultivar Old Blush chromosome 1, RchiOBHm-V2, whole genome shotgun sequence, a genomic segment contains:
- the LOC112191843 gene encoding E3 ubiquitin-protein ligase Praja-1 produces the protein MQVVPDYCHAAVQKPEGNFRGSLEEDKLPIILQFYKSSILHRGVSDPGVLESPSTLLEQREIWVKFSHFKQQLSNNYDSNREYEALISESLSNMGVPQDEHPATVHKLFQAVEAAVDPDLPVVVGVFDTTHRIIGDGDGHESCRPNSIPASRSSIEGLEPVTLDSDIITRSPSCAICLEDFEQEPITRLPCRHHFHVHCIVQCLEISHMCPLCRYPMPTEED, from the coding sequence ATGCAGGTGGTTCCTGATTATTGTCACGCTGCGGTGCAAAAACCGGAAGGCAACTTCAGAGGGTCTTTGGAGGAGGACAAGCTTCCAATCATATTGCAGTTCTACAAGTCAAGCATATTGCACAGAGGTGTCAGCGATCCGGGTGTTCTTGAAAGCCCCAGTACTTTACTAGAGCAAAGAGAGATTTGGGTAAAGTTTTCTCATTTCAAGCAACAATTATCCAATAACTACGACAGTAATagggagtatgaagcgctcatctCCGAGTCTCTTTCGAATATGGGTGTGCCCCAAGATGAGCATCCTGCTACTGTTCACAAGCTATTCCAGGCGGTTGAGGCCGCCGTCGACCCCGACCTCCCTGTTGTAGTGGGTGTGTTTGACACAACTCACCGCATCATTGGTGATGGGGATGGACATGAATCATGTAGGCCCAATTCGATTCCTGCGAGCAGATCATCAATCGAGGGTTTGGAGCCAGTGACACTCGATAGTGATATTATCACACGCTCGCCCTCCTGTGCTATTTGTTTGGAGGATTTTGAACAAGAACCCATTACTCGGTTGCCCTGCCGACACCATTTTCATGTACACTGCATTGTTCAATGCCTGGAGATCAGCCACATGTGTCCCCTCTGCCGATACCCAATGCCAACAGAAGAAGATTAA
- the LOC112182638 gene encoding uncharacterized protein LOC112182638, producing MELAVIDLSPYLESGSELKELCGEVSRSLRETGALLVKDPRCTAQDNDRFLDMMENYFASSSDFKRLHERPQLHYQVGVTPEGVEVPRSLVDEEMQEKLKQMPKQVQPSTPKGPDCKWRYMWRVGPRPSKTRFQELNAEPVVPEGFPEWKETMDSWGYKMISAIEAVAEMAAIGFGLPKDAFTSLMQRGPHLLAPTGSDLQRYGQEGTVFAGYHYDLNFLTIHGRSRFPGLNIWLRNGQKVEVKVPVGCLLIQTGKQIEWLTGGDCIAGMHEVVVTDRTTDAIKLAREQNRILWRVSSTLFGHIASDAVLKPLGHFADSPLASKYPPIYAGEFVEQELSVINLKGNKGQL from the exons ATGGAGCTGGCGGTGATAGATCTGAGCCCCTACTTGGAATCGGGATCGGAATTGAAGGAGCTGTGCGGCGAGGTCAGTCGGAGTCTCAGAGAAACCGGAGCTCTCTTAGTCAAGGACCCCCGATGTACGGCCCAGGACAACGATCGCTTCCTCGATATGATGGAGAACTACTTCGCCTCTTCTTCCGACTTCAAGCGACTCCACGAGAGGCCCCAATTGCATTACCAG GTCGGTGTGACTCCCGAGGGCGTGGAAGTGCCCAGAAGCCTGGTTGATGAGGAAATGCAggagaaattgaagcaaatgcCGAAACAAGTGCAGCCTTCCACTCCCAAGGGCCCTGATTGCAAATGGCGATACATGTGGAGAGTCGGTCCCAGACCATCCAAAACCCGCTTTCAG GAACTTAATGCGGAGCCAGTTGTACCTGAGGGTTTTCCTGAGTGGAAAGAAACCATGGATTCATGGGGGTACAAGATGATTTCGGCAATTGAG gcTGTTGCTGAAATGGCTGCCATTGGATTTGGTTTGCCAAAGGATGCATTCACTTCCCTTATGCAGCGG GGACCACACCTTCTAGCTCCAACTGGAAGTGACCTTCAGCGTTATGGCCAAGAGGGTACTGTCTTTGCAGGATATCACTATGACCTGAACTTTTTAACTATTCATGGCAGAAGTAGATTCCCAGGGCTTAATATCTGGCTAAGAAATGGGCAAAAAGTTGAAGTGAAGGTTCCTGTTGGATGTCTGCTTATTCAGACTGGAAAGCAG ATAGAATGGTTAACTGGTGGAGATTGCATAGCTGGAATGCATGAAGTTGTTGTAACAGACAGGACAACTGATGCAATCAAACTAGCAAGGGAGCAAAATCGCATCTTATGGAGAGTATCTTCTACT TTGTTTGGCCACATAGCATCTGATGCTGTCTTGAAGCCCTTAGGCCACTTTGCCGATTCGCCACTTGCGAGTAAATATCCGCCCATCTATGCAGGGGAGTTTGTTGAACAAGAGCTTTCCGTAATCAATCTCAAAGGAAACAAAGGACAACTTTGA
- the LOC112182639 gene encoding protein LIM1: protein MRHTRSSKVLATFVLMLVMTGLVVHGQSTTCTVTFFSSLIQLIPCRPAVVPFSPIPPSEACCTALRTLGQSCLCVLVNGPPISGVDRNLAIQLPEKCNANFEPCN from the coding sequence ATGAGGCACACTAGAAGCTCTAAGGTTCTTGCAACTTTTGTGCTTATGTTAGTGATGACAGGTTTGGTGGTGCATGGTCAAAGCACTACTTGTACTGTTACATTCTTTTCATCACTAATTCAGCTAATACCTTGTAGACCAGCAGTGGTTCCTTTTAGCCCCATCCCACCAAGTGAGGCTTGCTGCACTGCACTTAGAACTTTAGGCCAGTCTTGCCTTTGTGTGCTCGTCAATGGCCCTCCAATCTCTGGCGTTGATCGCAACTTGGCAATTCAGCTCCCGGAGAAGTGCAATGCCAACTTTGAACCATGTAACTGA
- the LOC112195048 gene encoding cytochrome P450 705A12, translated as MTDLQYYLLCSVLCFLSTIFIKSLFTKPSTNNPPSPPALPVIGHLHLLTSSLSQSLHKLSTKYGPLLLVRFGASRMLVVSSASMAAEIFKTHDLTFASRPSFAFADDLPYKNLGFFATPYGDYWRFMKKLCMTELLSPKQIERSRSIRQEEIARFLKKMMECAERKQRVDVGAELMRLTNNSICRMAMSTSCSENGDEAEKIRELVKESFELAAKVCFGDVLGPLKRVGFWVYGKQLIDVTMGYDRLLEGMLKQHEERAEREGWDREDKDLMDILLKAYQDDQAEVQITRTHVKAFLLDLFIGGTATTAEAMQWGVAELINHPDIFNKVREEMKTVVGSRLVEESDVANLPYLQAVIKETLRLHPPVPLSTRESRETCKIKEFDIPEKTSVAINQYAIMRDPELWDNPDEFRPERFLVSTKEKYESELDQNESRGHNFQYVPFGSGRRRCPGSNLATILLNTSIAAMVQCIDWKIGDGNEGRVNMEVGAGMSLPMAHPLVVLPVDHFNPFASSI; from the exons ATGACTGATTTACAGTACTACCTCCTCTGCTCCGTCCTCTGTTTTCTCTCCACCATCTTCATCAAATCCTTGTTCACCAAACCATCCACAAACAACCCTCCAAGCCCGCCGGCTCTACCAGTCATCGGTCACCTCCACCTCCTCACTTCCTCCTTATCCCAATCATtacacaaactctccaccaagTACGGCCCTCTCCTCCTCGTCCGGTTCGGCGCCTCTCGGATGCTCGTAGTTTCATCTGCCTCCATGGCCGCCGAAATCTTCAAAACACATGACCTCACTTTTGCTTCTCGACCCTCCTTTGCTTTTGCAGACGACTTGCCCTACAAAAACTTGGGTTTCTTTGCCACCCCATATGGTGACTACTGGAGGTTCATGAAGAAGCTCTGCATGACGGAACTGCTCTCTCCCAAGCAGATTGAACGGTCACGTTCCATCCGGCAGGAAGAGATTGCAAGGTtcttgaagaagatgatggagtgTGCTGAGAGAAAACAGAGGGTTGATGTGGGTGCTGAGCTTATGAGGCTCACAAACAACAGTATATGCAG GATGGCCATGAGCACCAGTTGCTCAGAGAATGGTGATGAAGCTGAGAAAATCAGGGAGTTGGTGAAGGAATCATTTGAACTGGCCGCAAAGGTATGTTTTGGGGATGTGTTGGGTCCGCTGAAGAGAGTGGGATTCTGGGTTTATGGAaagcagctcatagatgtgacCATGGGGTATGATAGGCTTTTAGAGGGGATGCTGAAGCAGCATGAAGAGAGAGCAGAGAGAGAGGGCTGGGATAGAGAAGACAAGGATTTGATGGATATTCTATTGAAGGCATATCAGGATGATCAAGCTGAGGTTCAGATCACCAGAACTCATGTCAAGGCTTTCTTGCTT GATCTTTTCATTGGAGGCACTGCTACCACAGCAGAGGCCATGCAATGGGGAGTAGCTGAGCTCATAAACCATCCAGACATATTCAACAAGGTCAGGGAGGAGATGAAAACAGTTGTTGGTAGCAGACTAGTTGAGGAATCAGATGTTGCAAACCTCCCTTACTTGCAGGCAGTGATAAAAGAAACACTGAGACTACACCCACCAGTTCCTTTGTCGACAAGAGAAAGCCGCGAAACTTGTAAAATAAAAGAGTTTGATATACCAGAAAAGACTTCGGTGGCAATCAACCAGTATGCAATAATGAGAGATCCAGAGTTATGGGACAATCCAGATGAGTTTAGGCCAGAGAGGTTCTTGGTTTCCACTAAAGAGAAATATGAATCAGAACTTGATCAGAATGAAAGTAGAGGACATAACTTTCAATATGTCCCGTTTGGATCGGGAAGGAGAAGGTGCCCAGGTTCAAATTTGGCAACCATCTTGTTGAATACTTCAATTGCTGCCATGGTTCAATGCATTGATTGGAAAATTGGAGATGGAAATGAGGGTAGGGTCAATATGGAAGTTGGAGCGGGCATGTCTTTGCCCATGGCTCACCCACTTGTAGTTTTGCCTGTTGATCACTTCAacccatttgcttcttcaaTATAA
- the LOC112195056 gene encoding UPF0235 protein At5g63440 isoform X1 codes for MPKRTTHTYSSEDAAPDGPDSDLFVYYCKHCGSHLLITDTQLQKMPKRKTDKAYVLDKTKHLARLNISEGGKVILKRGEGKLEKQFRMNCVGCELFVFYRSEEDLEGASLIYVVDGALSTVAAETNPQDAPVPPCISQIDGGLVQVAIEVEDRAQRSAITRVNADDVRVTVAAPAARGEANNELLEFMGKVLGLRLSQMTLQRGWNNKSKLLVVEDLSARQVYEKLLEAVQP; via the exons ATGCCGAAGAGAACAACGCACACGTACTCGAGCGAGGACGCAGCTCCGGATGGACCTGACTCTGATCTCTTCGTCTATTACTGCAAGCACTGTGGATCTCACCTCCTCATAACTG ATACCCAGTTGCAGAAAATGCCCAAAAGGAAGACGGACAAAGCTTATGTGTTGGACAAGACCAAACACCTTGCAAGGCTCAACATTAGTGAGGGTGGAAAAGTTATACTCAAAAG GGGTGAAGGGAAATTAGAGAAGCAGTTTCGAATGAACTGTGTTGGTTGCGAACTCTTTGTCTTCTATCGCTCAGAAGAAGATTTGGAAGGTGCTTCTTTGATTTATGTTGTTGACGGTGCTCTTAGCACAGTTGCTGCTGAAACCAATCCACAG GATGCTCCTGTGCCGCCTTGCATATCACAAATAGATGGAGGACTTGTTCAAGTGGCTATTGAAGTAGAAGATCGTGCACAACGCTCAGCAATCACAA GAGTAAATGCGGATGATGTTAGAGTTACTGTAGCTGCACCTGCAGCTCGAGGAGAAGCAAATAATGAACTTTTGGAATTTATGGGAAAA GTGTTGGGTCTTAGACTAAGCCAGATGACTCTTCAGAGAGGTTGGAATAACAAATCGAAACTTCTTGTG GTTGAAGATTTATCTGCTAGACAAGTATATGAGAAACTGCTGGAGGCTGTGCAACCTTGA
- the LOC112195056 gene encoding UPF0235 protein At5g63440 isoform X2: MPKRKTDKAYVLDKTKHLARLNISEGGKVILKRGEGKLEKQFRMNCVGCELFVFYRSEEDLEGASLIYVVDGALSTVAAETNPQDAPVPPCISQIDGGLVQVAIEVEDRAQRSAITRVNADDVRVTVAAPAARGEANNELLEFMGKVLGLRLSQMTLQRGWNNKSKLLVVEDLSARQVYEKLLEAVQP; the protein is encoded by the exons ATGCCCAAAAGGAAGACGGACAAAGCTTATGTGTTGGACAAGACCAAACACCTTGCAAGGCTCAACATTAGTGAGGGTGGAAAAGTTATACTCAAAAG GGGTGAAGGGAAATTAGAGAAGCAGTTTCGAATGAACTGTGTTGGTTGCGAACTCTTTGTCTTCTATCGCTCAGAAGAAGATTTGGAAGGTGCTTCTTTGATTTATGTTGTTGACGGTGCTCTTAGCACAGTTGCTGCTGAAACCAATCCACAG GATGCTCCTGTGCCGCCTTGCATATCACAAATAGATGGAGGACTTGTTCAAGTGGCTATTGAAGTAGAAGATCGTGCACAACGCTCAGCAATCACAA GAGTAAATGCGGATGATGTTAGAGTTACTGTAGCTGCACCTGCAGCTCGAGGAGAAGCAAATAATGAACTTTTGGAATTTATGGGAAAA GTGTTGGGTCTTAGACTAAGCCAGATGACTCTTCAGAGAGGTTGGAATAACAAATCGAAACTTCTTGTG GTTGAAGATTTATCTGCTAGACAAGTATATGAGAAACTGCTGGAGGCTGTGCAACCTTGA
- the LOC112195051 gene encoding elongation factor 1-delta 1, with translation MAVAFHDINSAAGLKKLDQYLLTRSYITGYQASKDDVTVHAALSKPPSAEYVNASRWYNHIAALLRISGVSGEGCGVKIEGSAPITAEAVATPPACDSKASAAEDDDDDSDVDLFGEETEEEKKAAEERAAAVKASTKKKESGKSSVLLDIKPWDDETDMKKLEEAVRSIEVEGLHWGASKLVPVGYGIKKLTIMLTIVDDLVSVDSLIEERLTVEPINEYVQSCDIVAFNKI, from the exons ATGGCAGTTGCATTCCATGACATCAACTCGGCTGCTGGCCTCAAGAAATTGGACCAGTACTTGCTCACTCGCAGTTACATCACTGGCTATCAGGCTTCTAAGGATGATGTCACTGTGCATGCTGCTCTGTCCAAACCTCCATCAGCTGAATACGTGAATGCGTCTCGGTGGTACAACCACATTGCTGCACTTCTTAGGATTTC GGGTGTTTCTGGAGAAGGTTGTGGTGTCAAAATTGAGGGATCTGCTCCCATCACAGCAGAAGCAGTTGCCACCCCTCCAGCTTGTGATTCAAAG GCCTCTGCtgctgaagatgatgatgatgatagtgATGTGGATCTGTTTGGTGAAGAGACTGAAGAGGAGAAGAAGGCTGCCGAAGAACGTGCAGCTGCTGTCAAGGCATCTACCAAAAAGAAAGAGT CTGGCAAGTCATCAGTTCTATTGGATATTAAGCCATGGGACGATGAAACAGACATGAAAAAGCTTGAGGAGGCAGTAAGGAGCATTGAGGTTGAGGGCTTACATTGGGGAGCAT CTAAACTAGTACCTGTTGGGTATGGCATAAAGAAGTTGACAATTATGCTTACAATTGTTGATGACCTCGTTTCTGTGGACTCTCTGATTGAAGAACGTCTTACCGTGGAGCCTATTAATGAATATGTCCAGAGCTGTGACATTGTTGCCTTCAATAAAATAT GA